One region of Culex pipiens pallens isolate TS chromosome 2, TS_CPP_V2, whole genome shotgun sequence genomic DNA includes:
- the LOC120417931 gene encoding uncharacterized protein LOC120417931 translates to MANRNESAPSRPVCRVCLSNDALQVAIYGAYGRAHKIPVKIRVCLPITVDRNDNHSKTICHRCVTKLDEYYDYYCNSLTSDRIWKGEELSVQKYLRRKVDSKLTAAVERRTERETRVVPAPVVDDLLLQSPKLQLPNSTYVVERREDSPRPEPSASFLDMKNHSQRKRKPKVASQSKKIQSTYTVSPTLFD, encoded by the coding sequence ATGGCCAATCGCAACGAATCCGCCCCATCCCGTCCCGTGTGCCGCGTGTGTCTGTCCAACGACGCGCTGCAGGTCGCGATCTACGGCGCGTACGGCCGAGCCCACAAAATCCCCGTAAAGATCCGCGTTTGCCTTCCGATTACGGTCGATCGGAACGACAATCACTCCAAGACGATCTGCCACCGGTGCGTGACCAAGCTGGACGAGTACTACGACTACTACTGCAACTCACTCACCTCGGATCGCATTTGGAAGGGAGAGGAGCTGTCCGTCCAGAAGTATCTCCGCCGGAAGGTGGACAGCAAGCTGACGGCGGCCGTCGAGCGGCGAACCGAGCGCGAAACGCGGGTTGTTCCGGCGCCAGTGGTGGACGATCTGTTGTTGCAGTCGCCGAAGCTGCAGCTGCCCAACAGTACGTACGTCGTGGAGCGCAGGGAGGACAGTCCGCGGCCGGAACCTTCGGCGAGTTTTTTGGACATGAAGAACCACAGCCAGCGCAAGAGGAAGCCTAAGGTGGCGTCGCAGTCGAAGAAGATTCAGTCGACGTACACCGTTTCGCCGACGCTGTTTGATTGA